Within Methyloversatilis discipulorum, the genomic segment CGAGGGCGACCTCCATCTCGAACCCGGCGTCGGTCTCGGTCACCGCCGGCTGTCCATCATCGACGTGGCGAGCGGCCAGCAGCCGCTGGCCAACGAGGACGGTTCGGTCATCGTTGTGTTCAACGGCGAGATCTACAACTTCCAGTCGCTGATTCCGGAACTGACCGCGCTGGGCCACACCTTCCGCACGCGCAGCGACACCGAAGTGATCGTGCATGCGTGGGAGCAGTGGGGCGAAGCCTGTGTCGAGCGCTTTCGCGGCATGTTCGCGTTCGCACTGTTCGACCGCAATCAGGACATCCTTTTCCTCGCGCGCGACCGCCTCGGCGTGAAGCCGCTGTTCTACTCGCTGCTGCCCGACGGCCAGCTCATCTTCGGCTCGGAGCTCAAGGCGCTGACCGCGCACGGCGGCTTGAACCTTGATCTCGATCCGCTGGCGGTCGAAGAGTACTTCGCGCTCGGCTACGTCGCCGACCCGCGCACCATCTACCGCCACGCCTTCAAGCTGGAGCCGGCGCACAGCCTGCGCATCCGCCGCGGTGAAACGCCGCCGGCACCGCGCCGCTACTGGGACGTCGACTTCGGCCACGTCGAGCAGATCGACGAAGTGCAGGCCGAGGAAGAACTGATCCGCCGGCTGCGCGAATCGGTCAGCCTGCGCATGATTTCCGAGGTGCCGCTGGGTGCCTTCCTGTCCGGTGGCGTCGATTCGTCGGCGGTGGTGGCGATGATGGCGCAGTCCTCCGACACGCCGGTCAACACCTGTGCCATCGCCTTCGACGATCCGGCTTTCGACGAATCGAAGTTCGCCCAGCAGGTGGCCGACCGCTACCGTACCAACCACCGCGTTGAAATGGTCGCGTCCGACGACTTCGACCTGATCGACACGCTGGCCTGGCTGTACGACGAGCCCTACGCCGACAGCTCTGCGCTGCCGACCTACCGCGTGTGCCAGCTGGCGCGCAAGCACGTGACCGTGGCGCTGTCCGGCGACGGCGGCGACGAAAGCTTCGGCGGCTACCGCCGCTACCGCATGCACCTGATGGAAGAGCGTCTGCGTTCGCGCCTGCCGCTCGGCGTGCGCAAGCCGCTGTTCGGCACGCTGGGCCAGATCTACCCGAAGGCCGACTGGGCGCCGCGCGTGTTCCGCGCCAAGAGCACCTTCGAATCGCTGGCGCGCACTTCGGTGGAAGCCTATTTCCACTCGGTGTCCATCCTGCGCGACCCGATGCGTGCGCAGCTGTTCAGCCCGCGGATGAAGGCGGCGCTCGGCGGCTACAACGCGGTCGAAGTGTTCCACCGCCACGCCGCGCGCCATACCTCGGACGAACCGCTGTCGCTGGTGCAGTACCTCGATCTGAACACCTATCTGGTCGGCGACATCAACACCAAGGTGGATCGCGCCAGCATGGCGCACTCGCTGGAAGTGCGCGAACCGCTGATGGACCATCCGCTGGTCGAATGGCTGGCCACCTTGCCGGCGTCGCTGAAGATACGCGGACAGGAAGGCAAGTACCTGCTGAAGAAGTCGCTCGAACCGCACCTGCCCCACGACATCATGTACCGCCCGAAGATGGGCTTTTCGGTGCCGCTGGCACGCTGGTTCCGCGGCCCGCTGAAACAGCGTGTGCGCGACGCCGTGCTCGGCAGCCGTCTGGCCGACACCGGCTGGTTCAACCGCCCCTATCTCGAACACCTGGTCGACGCGCACCAGTCCGGCCTGCGCGACTACAGCGCGTCGCTGTGGACCCTGCTCATGTTCGACGCCTTCCTGCGCAACCAGGAAGCGTCGGCCATCCGTGCCGCCGCCTGAAAGAGACACCGATACCGATGCGCATCCTGCACGTACTGGATCACTCGATTCCGCTGCACAGCGGCTATACCTTCCGCACTGCCGCCATCCTGCGCGAGCAGCGCAAGCTCGGCTGGGACACGCACCACGTCACCAGCGTCAAGCACACCGCGCCCGGCCCGCTGGTGGAAGAGGTCGATGGCCTCACCTTCCATCGCACGCCGTGGACACCCGGAGCCGTCGACCGCGTACCGGTGCTGCGCGAGCGGGCGCAGATGCGCGCGCTCGAAGCGCGTCTGTTCGAGGTCGCGCGCGAACTGCAGCCGGACGTGCTGCACGCGCATTCGCCGGTGCTCAATGCCTTCCCGGCGCTGAACGTCGGGCGTCGGCTGGGCATTCCGGTCGTCTATGAAATCCGCGCCTTCTGGGAGGATGCCGCGGTCGATCACGGCACCACCACCGAAGGCAGCCTGCGCTACCGCGCGACGCGCGCAATGGAGACGCGGGCGGTGCAACAGGTCGATGCCGTCACGACGATCTGCGAAGGCCTGCGCCGCGACCTGGTCGCGCGCGGCGTGCCGGAGTCGAAGATCACCGTCATCCCCAACGCGGTCGATATCGACAACTTCGCCTTCGGCGTTCCGGGCGATGATGCGCTGCGTGCCGAACTGGGGCTGACCGGCAAGCGGGTGCTCGGCTTCATCGGCTCGTTCTACGCCTACGAAGGACTGGACCTGCTGCTGCGTGCGCTGCCGGCCATCCTGCAGCAGGCGCCGGACATCGCGCTGCTGCTGACCGGCGGCGGGCCGCAGGAGGAGAACCTGAAGAAGCTGACGCAGGAACTCGGCCTGCAGGAACACGTGAAGTTCACCGGCCGCGTGCCGCACGCGCAGGTTCAGCGCTATTACAGCCTGGTCGACGTGCTGGTCTATCCGCGTCACTCGATGCGCCTGACCGATCTGGTGACGCCGCTCAAGCCGCTTGAAGCGATGGCGCAGGGCCTGCTGCTGGTGGCGTCCGACGTCGGTGGTCACAAGGAACTGATCCGCGACGGCGAGACCGGCATGCTGTTCCGTGCCGGCGACGCCGACGATCTGGCGCGCAGCGTGCTGCGCCTGCTGGCCATGCAGGACCGCTGGCCGCAGCTGCGCGAAGCCGGGCGTCGCTATGTCGAAACCGAGCGTAACTGGACGAACTCGGTCGCGCGCTATCGCGACGTCTATGGCCGGCTGACCGGCCGCGCGGCTGCATGACGCAGCGTGGGCCGCACATCGTCGTATTCTCGACGTTGTTCCCCAACGGCGCGCAGCCGCAGGCCGGCGTGTTCATTCGCGAGCGCATGTTCCGGGTCGGCGCCGAACTGCCGCTCACCGTGGTCGCACCGATGCCCTGGTTTCCGTTCCAGTCGCTGCTTCGACTGATACGGCCGCACTTCCGGCCGGACGTGCCGCGGGTCGAAGTGCAGCAGGGCGTGACCGTGCTGCATCCGCGTTTCCTGTCGGTGCCCGGTCTGTTCAAGAATCTCGACGGTGTGCTGCTTGCGCTCGGCGCGCGCGGCACGCTGGCACGCCTGAAGCGTGAGGGTCGTCTGGACGTGCTCGACGCCCATTTCGGCTATCCCGATGGTTATGCGGCCAGTTTGCTGGCGCGCTGGTTGCGCGTGCCGTTCACGATCACGCTGCGCGGTACGGAAACCCGCCACGCGCGTACGCCGGGACTGCGCGAACGCCTGCACGCTGCGCTCGAACGAGCCGACCGCGTGTTCTCGGTGTCCGCTTCGCTGGCCGACATCGCCGCCGGCCTCGGCATCGCCCGCGACAAGCTGCAGGTGGTGGGCAATGGCGTCGATACGCGCAAGTTCCATCCGGTCGACCGCGACGAGGCCCGGCGTGCGCTGGGCATTCCGGCCGACGCTACGGTGCTGATCAGCGTCGGCGGCCTGACCGAGCGCAAGGGCTTCCACCGCGTGATCGAACTGCTGCCCGCCTTGCGCCGCGAAGTGCCGAAGCTGCTCTTCCTGATCATCGGCGGTGCCAGCGCCGAAGGCGACTGGGGGCCGCAGCTCAGGCAACAGGTGCGCGAACTCGGACTGGAGGACTGCGTGCGCTTTCTCGGCACGATGCCGCCGGAGGCGCTCAAGCAGCCGCTGTCGGCGGCCGATGTGTTCGTACTGGCGACGCGCAACGAGGGCTGGGCCAATGTGTTTCTCGAAGCGATGGCCTGCCGGTTGCCGGTCGTGACGACCGACGTCGGCGGCAACCGGGAAGTCGTCTGTCGCGACGAACTGGGTACCGTCGTACCCTTCGGCGACGCCGCCGCGCTGCAGACGGCGCTGTCCGCCGCGCTCGCACGCGACTGGGACCGGGATGCCATCCTCGCCTACGCGCGGGACAATGAATGGGATGGACGGGTGGCCATGCTGGTCGCCGCGTTCAGGGCACTGGGCCGCAGCGGAGCGGTCGTCGCCACCGACGAAGGAGTCAGACGAGTTGGCTGAAGCATCGAAATGGGCGCATGTGCGCGAGCAGATCGAGTACCGGACCCTGCTCGCGTCCAAGTGGTGCGTGCAGCGCCTGCCGCGTGCCGCCGGCGCACGCCGTCACGTGTTTGTCGCCGGCATGCAGCGTTCGGGCACCAATATGCTGATGGACCTGATCGAGCGCAGCATGCTGACCGACGTCTATCACGAGCGCGACCCGCGCGCCTTCGACAACTACATGATGCGCGAGCTGCCGGTGATCCGCCGGCTGGTCGAGCAGTCGCGTGCGCCGCACTTCGTCATCAAGTGCCTGTGCGAACTCGATCGCCTGCCGGCGCTGATGAGCGAGTTCCAGCCGTCGAAGGCGCTGTGGATCGTGCGTGAGTACCGCGATGCGGTGAATTCCGCGCTGGTGTCCTTCGGCCGCTTTTCGCAGCAGATCGACCGCATCGTGCGCGGAAAGGCTGACGGCGAGTGGTTCGCCGGCGGCATGTCAGACGACACGCTGCGCCTAGTGCGCGAGCTGTGGCGTCCGGACATGAACGAGGCGACCGCGGCCGCGCTGATCTGGTATTTCCGCAATCTGCTGTTCTTCCAGATGAAGCTGGACCGCAATGCGCGAGTGAAGCTGCTGTCCTACGAGTCGCTGGTAACGCACCCGGTCGAGGAATGCGAGGCGGCGTTCCGCTTCATCGACCTGCCGTTCACGCCTTTCATCACGCGCAAGGTGTTCGCCAGTTCGATCAGCAAGAAGGCGCCGCCGCCGGTCGAACCGGCCGTGGCCCAGTTGTGCGACGAACTGATGGCGCGCTTCGCCGCCGTGCGGGGGACGCATGCCTGATCTGCGTACCCGTCTGGTGTCCGGTCTCGTCTTTCCGCTGCAGGAAAGGCTGAAGAAGCACAGCACGGTGGCCGACCGCCGCGCGATGGAGGACAGCCAGTGGTGGCCGCGCGAGCGGCTGGAAGCGCTGCGCGTGCAACGCCTGCGCGCGCTGCTGACGCATGCGGCGACACACGTTCCTTACTACCGCGATCTGTTCGCGCGCATCGGTTTCGATCCGGCTGCGGTGTCCAGCCTGACCGACCTGCAGCGCCTGCCTTTCCTCGACAAGCCGCTGATCCGCGCTCACACCGATGCGCTGAAAGCCGACGACGCACGTGGTCTGGCGCGCTTCAATACCGGCGGGTCGAGCGGCGTGCCGCTCATCTTCTACATCGGCCTCGAACGCGTCAGTCGTGACGTTGCCGCCAAATGGCGGGCCACGCGCTGGTGGGGCGTCGATATCGGTGACCCGGAAATCGTGCTGTGGGGCAGCCCGATCGAACTGGGCGCGCAGGACCGCGTGCGCCTGCTGCGCGATCGCCTGATGCGTACCCGGCTGCTGCCGGCGTTCGAAATGTCCGATGCGAAGGTCGACGGCTTCATCGACGAAATCCGCACGCTGCGGCCGAAGATGCTGTTCGGCTACCCGTCGGCGTTCGCCCACATCGCCCGCCACGCGCAGCGACAGGGCGTGCGCCTGGACGATCTCGGCATCAAGGTGGTGTTCGTCACGTCGGAACGCCTGTACGACCATCAGCGCACGCTGATCGAACAGAGTTTCGGTGCGCCGGTGGCCAATGGCTATGGCGGCCGTGACGCCGGCTTCATCGCGCACCAATGCCCGTCCGGCTCGCTGCACATCACCGCCGAAGACGTGATCGTCGAAATCGTCGATCGGGAAGGGCGGGTGCTGCCGCCGGGCGAATCCGGCGAGATTGTCGTCACCCATCTGGCCACCCGTGATTTCCCCTTCGTGCGTTACCGCACCGGCGACGTCGGTGTGCTGGCAGCGCCGGACGACGTGCCCTGCGCCTGCGGTCGTACGCTGCCGGTGCTGAAGGAAGTGCAGGGCCGCAGCACCGACTTCATCGTCGCCAGGGATGGCACGGTGATGCATGGCCTGGCGCTGATCTACATCGTGCGCGACATGCCCGGCGTGGCCGGCTTCCGCATCGAGCAGGAAAGTCTCGATCTGACCCGGGTGAAGGTGGTGACCGAGGCCGGCTTCCCGGCCGACGGCGATGCGCGCATCCGCGCCGGCATGAAGGCGCGGCTCGGCGAATCGGTCGAGGTCGTGGTCGAGCACGTCGCGCAGATCGCCGCCGAAGGCTCGGGCAAGTTCCGCTACGTCGTCAGCAAGGTGGCTGCATGATCGAGGTGACGCGCCGTGCGTGACATCGTCGTCACCATCGCCGTATTCGGCATGTTGCCCTTCATCCTGCGTACGCCCTGGATAGGCATCCTGGTGTTCACGTGGCTCAGCCTGATGAACCCGCACCGGCTGGCCTACGGTTTTTCGCTGAGCTTTCCGTTCGCGATGATCGTTGCACTGACCACGCTGGTGGCGCTGCTGTTCTCGAAGGAGATCAAGAAGATCATCTGGACGCGGGAAAGCATCATCCTCGCGCTGTTCGTCATCTGGATGTGCATCACGACGACACAGGCGATCTACCCGGCCGACGCGCAGATCCAGCTGGACAAGGTGTTGAAGATCCAGCTGATGATTTTCGTGGCCCTGATGATCATGCGCAGTTTCGACCGCATCGAGGCCTTGCTCTGGGTGTCGGCGGCGTCGATCGGCTTCTATGGATTCAAGGGCGGCATCTTCACCATCCTGCGCGGCGGCGTGTTCCGCGTGCAGGGACCGCCCGGCACCTTCATCGGCGGCAATAACGAGATCGGTCTCGCGCTGGCGATGACGGTGCCGCTGCTCTACTTCATGCGGTCGCGGGCGGCCAATCCGCTGCTCAAGCTCTTCCTGACCACCTGGGTGGTGCTGACCGCCTTTGCGGCGATCGGCACGCAGTCGCGGGGCGCGATGCTGGGCATGGCATCGATGACGGTGTTCATCTGGCTGAACAGCCGCAAGAAGATACAAACCGCCCTCCTGCTGGCGGTGACCGGCTACGCGATCGCGAACTTCATGCCGCAGTCGTGGTACGACCGCATGAGCACGATCGAGACGCACGAGGAGGACAAGTCCGCACAGGGGCGCGTCAACGCATGGTGGACCAGCTTCAACATGGCGAACGACCGCATCTTCGGCGGCGGTTTCGAGTGCTGGAAGCGACAGGTGTTCGCGATGTACGCGCCCGATCCGACCAATGTGCGCGACGTGCATAGCGTTGTGTTCGAAGTGCTGGGCGAACACGGTTACATCGGGCTAGGTCTGTTCTTCACCCTCGGCCTGTTCACCTGGCTCAGCGCCGGCTGGAGCGCCCGCCGGGCGCGCAAGATGCCGGACATCGCCTGGGTGGCGGACATGATGCGCATGGTCCAGGTCAGTCTCATCGCCTACGCGACGGCCGGCCTCTTCCTCGGCCTGGCCTACTTCGACTACTACTACACGCTCATCGTGGTCGTTGTCGCGACGACCTGGCTGATCAGGCGGCGTCTCGCAGGCCTGCCGGATGACGACTGGGCCCGCGCGCGACCGGCCGGGCTTTTCGCTGGCGGCCGCATTCCGCACCTGTGGCCCTGGAAGGCGAAGCCGGATCCAGCGCGATCCGGCTCGTCCGGGTGACACGGGAAGACACGACATGGATATCAAAGCGGCTTGGCGCGCGCTGCGCCGTCGACTGAACAGACGCGCGATCGGCGAGCTGCAACTGATGAAGCGTTACGAGAAGGTGCATGGTCGTCCTTTCGACCCGGCGCACGTCGAGCGTTTCACCGAAAAGGTGCTGCAGCGCATGCTCGTCGTGAACAGGCGCGGCAATGCACTCTATTCGCGCCTCAGCGACAAGTACGCGGTGCGCGACTAT encodes:
- a CDS encoding XrtA/PEP-CTERM system amidotransferase, producing MCGFVGIFDTRNRRDVGRDVLHRMNEAQHHRGPDEGDLHLEPGVGLGHRRLSIIDVASGQQPLANEDGSVIVVFNGEIYNFQSLIPELTALGHTFRTRSDTEVIVHAWEQWGEACVERFRGMFAFALFDRNQDILFLARDRLGVKPLFYSLLPDGQLIFGSELKALTAHGGLNLDLDPLAVEEYFALGYVADPRTIYRHAFKLEPAHSLRIRRGETPPAPRRYWDVDFGHVEQIDEVQAEEELIRRLRESVSLRMISEVPLGAFLSGGVDSSAVVAMMAQSSDTPVNTCAIAFDDPAFDESKFAQQVADRYRTNHRVEMVASDDFDLIDTLAWLYDEPYADSSALPTYRVCQLARKHVTVALSGDGGDESFGGYRRYRMHLMEERLRSRLPLGVRKPLFGTLGQIYPKADWAPRVFRAKSTFESLARTSVEAYFHSVSILRDPMRAQLFSPRMKAALGGYNAVEVFHRHAARHTSDEPLSLVQYLDLNTYLVGDINTKVDRASMAHSLEVREPLMDHPLVEWLATLPASLKIRGQEGKYLLKKSLEPHLPHDIMYRPKMGFSVPLARWFRGPLKQRVRDAVLGSRLADTGWFNRPYLEHLVDAHQSGLRDYSASLWTLLMFDAFLRNQEASAIRAAA
- a CDS encoding TIGR04063 family PEP-CTERM/XrtA system glycosyltransferase, yielding MRILHVLDHSIPLHSGYTFRTAAILREQRKLGWDTHHVTSVKHTAPGPLVEEVDGLTFHRTPWTPGAVDRVPVLRERAQMRALEARLFEVARELQPDVLHAHSPVLNAFPALNVGRRLGIPVVYEIRAFWEDAAVDHGTTTEGSLRYRATRAMETRAVQQVDAVTTICEGLRRDLVARGVPESKITVIPNAVDIDNFAFGVPGDDALRAELGLTGKRVLGFIGSFYAYEGLDLLLRALPAILQQAPDIALLLTGGGPQEENLKKLTQELGLQEHVKFTGRVPHAQVQRYYSLVDVLVYPRHSMRLTDLVTPLKPLEAMAQGLLLVASDVGGHKELIRDGETGMLFRAGDADDLARSVLRLLAMQDRWPQLREAGRRYVETERNWTNSVARYRDVYGRLTGRAAA
- a CDS encoding glycosyltransferase translates to MTQRGPHIVVFSTLFPNGAQPQAGVFIRERMFRVGAELPLTVVAPMPWFPFQSLLRLIRPHFRPDVPRVEVQQGVTVLHPRFLSVPGLFKNLDGVLLALGARGTLARLKREGRLDVLDAHFGYPDGYAASLLARWLRVPFTITLRGTETRHARTPGLRERLHAALERADRVFSVSASLADIAAGLGIARDKLQVVGNGVDTRKFHPVDRDEARRALGIPADATVLISVGGLTERKGFHRVIELLPALRREVPKLLFLIIGGASAEGDWGPQLRQQVRELGLEDCVRFLGTMPPEALKQPLSAADVFVLATRNEGWANVFLEAMACRLPVVTTDVGGNREVVCRDELGTVVPFGDAAALQTALSAALARDWDRDAILAYARDNEWDGRVAMLVAAFRALGRSGAVVATDEGVRRVG
- a CDS encoding sulfotransferase domain-containing protein; translation: MAEASKWAHVREQIEYRTLLASKWCVQRLPRAAGARRHVFVAGMQRSGTNMLMDLIERSMLTDVYHERDPRAFDNYMMRELPVIRRLVEQSRAPHFVIKCLCELDRLPALMSEFQPSKALWIVREYRDAVNSALVSFGRFSQQIDRIVRGKADGEWFAGGMSDDTLRLVRELWRPDMNEATAAALIWYFRNLLFFQMKLDRNARVKLLSYESLVTHPVEECEAAFRFIDLPFTPFITRKVFASSISKKAPPPVEPAVAQLCDELMARFAAVRGTHA
- a CDS encoding phenylacetate--CoA ligase family protein — encoded protein: MPDLRTRLVSGLVFPLQERLKKHSTVADRRAMEDSQWWPRERLEALRVQRLRALLTHAATHVPYYRDLFARIGFDPAAVSSLTDLQRLPFLDKPLIRAHTDALKADDARGLARFNTGGSSGVPLIFYIGLERVSRDVAAKWRATRWWGVDIGDPEIVLWGSPIELGAQDRVRLLRDRLMRTRLLPAFEMSDAKVDGFIDEIRTLRPKMLFGYPSAFAHIARHAQRQGVRLDDLGIKVVFVTSERLYDHQRTLIEQSFGAPVANGYGGRDAGFIAHQCPSGSLHITAEDVIVEIVDREGRVLPPGESGEIVVTHLATRDFPFVRYRTGDVGVLAAPDDVPCACGRTLPVLKEVQGRSTDFIVARDGTVMHGLALIYIVRDMPGVAGFRIEQESLDLTRVKVVTEAGFPADGDARIRAGMKARLGESVEVVVEHVAQIAAEGSGKFRYVVSKVAA
- a CDS encoding putative O-glycosylation ligase, exosortase A system-associated, which codes for MRDIVVTIAVFGMLPFILRTPWIGILVFTWLSLMNPHRLAYGFSLSFPFAMIVALTTLVALLFSKEIKKIIWTRESIILALFVIWMCITTTQAIYPADAQIQLDKVLKIQLMIFVALMIMRSFDRIEALLWVSAASIGFYGFKGGIFTILRGGVFRVQGPPGTFIGGNNEIGLALAMTVPLLYFMRSRAANPLLKLFLTTWVVLTAFAAIGTQSRGAMLGMASMTVFIWLNSRKKIQTALLLAVTGYAIANFMPQSWYDRMSTIETHEEDKSAQGRVNAWWTSFNMANDRIFGGGFECWKRQVFAMYAPDPTNVRDVHSVVFEVLGEHGYIGLGLFFTLGLFTWLSAGWSARRARKMPDIAWVADMMRMVQVSLIAYATAGLFLGLAYFDYYYTLIVVVVATTWLIRRRLAGLPDDDWARARPAGLFAGGRIPHLWPWKAKPDPARSGSSG